Below is a window of Quercus robur chromosome 6, dhQueRobu3.1, whole genome shotgun sequence DNA.
acacactcacacaagagagagggaaagaggtTCTAACATAAAGACATACTATAACTCTACTCAAAAGTCATCGTAACTTTTAAGGAAAAGTGTGGCAAGTTATACTATACACAatacactctcttaagcaatgtgggacaattacccattcttttttttttttttttttttgagaaacaaacacacacacacacacaatacaGTACAAATGTGAAGCTAATGCAATCAGCAATACAACAATGCAGTCAATGCCTCAGCAATACACAATGCAGTTTGTTAACAACAATCCTAACGTcaaaggtcttttttttttttttttaagagtttcaaCTAAAAGTCAAATGTTTTTCTTCGATTTTaaatagattatatatatatatataaaatattaatggtTCTTAATTGtcatgatactttttttttttttatgaaataattgtGATGATACTTACTTTGCTGGtatcacaaatttattttttgagataagtCAAGGTTGTAACCATTCTCCATCCATTGCTAAGatggttattatttttatttttatttttcacattgCGAATACGGTGTTGTGATAGAgcattaaattaaaattgattaaagTTAGAGAATGTAATTTGTGATTTAACTGGGGAAAAAATTGTGTAAGTTTAACTTGACGGGATTGGATAGGACCttaggagaagagaaaagtGGATGTAGACAACGTAAAAGAGAGGGGTACAAAGTAGCCAAACACTAAATCGAGAGAAAAATGGAGAGGAATGCGTAAGTGTCTAGAATTTGAGAAATTTATGTGGATTCAAAATTAAGGATTTGGGTGggtgttttaaaaaatgggATTGGGTAAATAAATAAGGAAGTGgaattaataaagaaaatgaaatacatGATGAGGAATttaagggcacgtttggtagactgtaatagacactgtaatgtaatagttattcatatggtttagctatttaatagtttggttatgtttttactACAGgaaatagtcattccttatgaataactattctttaaaatgaagaataactattcctctctaaaaagattgtaatagctattccttagtagatgtaataatttctaacattaatatatttccaaataaataaactttctatatctacctaacaattatggaaataaaaaatcatcaaaaaataactcatctctctaaaatttaaaatatattattttctaggaaatataattCTATGAgtgagatatttcctaaaatagatcataagttttattctaatattacaactcacaaccaaattAATGAACaggtttagttattccattacaacatattttattcctggtaataaagattaccatttctgttgtaatccacattcagtgtaccaaacatgccctaagtGTAAAAGGGAGTGGTGCTTACTACAAATGTTGATAACTTGTAAAAGAGGGTTTTATCATATGCATGTGGATTTCTTGTTGTAATCAACTTGTCATGTCGCtgaggaaattttgttttggattctTTGACGGGTTTAGGACTTTAGGCTCATTTTAATATGCATGCCAAATAGGAacgctcttttttttttttttttttgatagaatatACGCTACTCTTAATCTTTGTTTTGGTATCATGACAGGTGTGAACGACTtttacacttttatttatttctctttccATTATAATTTGTTTGTCcggtttgaaaagtcaaaatttttaaaggaacataatttattgtcttgtttgccttataaaaatataaaagtttacaaaactacccttaactAAAGGCGAAACTACAAaattagtccctcaagtttaccctatgtgcgcaattggtccctcaagtttgaagCGTGCACAATTGATCtctcaagttttcaaaatgagcAATATAAGTCCTTTTAATAACTGTCATTAACGGTGTTACTTATGTGGCTAACGGAATATTGATTTgacattttgttttaataatgtggcatatttttaattaaaaaattacaaactaaaattaCACATGAGAAACATTATTTACcaaattaaaaatctattttctaCCAATTGTAAACACCCAGCTacgacttaaaaaaaataataataataatctgagAGATCCAAAAGGTATGCTTTTTTCGTTGCTTCCTGTCCAGTCTCTCATCATGCAACACCCTGTTTTTATTTCGTTCTTTTAAGTTTTGCTGCTtctctaaaacataaaaaagacgacgacgacgacgatgTCTCTATAAACTTAAATCTAGAAACACTTCCTTGCTTtctttctgttcttttttttttttttttttttttttttgttttatttgagaGATCTATTGGTGAGTGAGTTTGTGAGTcccatttatttatatatatatatatatatatatatatatatatatatatatatatatatatatatatatatatatatataaaggaccttaccacaaacacacacatcTCTCAATTAGTATTATTAGCTAGGGTCACAACGGATCTAGTTTTGGTTATAAGAAAGCGGTGTTTTGAACCATATTTATCCTCCGGATCTAGAATTGGTCTTTGCTATTCACATTAGATCTGACCTAGATTTCAGATATTAGATTTAGATCTGGGCAAAACATacataattgaaattgaaaccaACCAATGTGTTAGATATAGATCTGAAAGAATTGAattgattagttttttcttaAATAGATCCAGGAATCGCAGtactaaccattttttttaaaattaattttgtttatttgattttagaaCGAACAATGGCATCACATATTGTTGGATACCCTCGCATGGGCCCGAAGAGAGAGCTGAAGTTTGCATTGGAATCGTTCTAGGATGGAAAGAGCAGTGCTAAGGAATTGCAGAAGGTGAGTGCAGATTTGAGGTCATCCATGGGTGTTTACAATTGGTAGAAAATAGTCTTTTAATTTGGTAAATAATGTTTCTCATGTGtaattttagtttgtaatttttaattaaaaatatgccacatcattaaaacaaaatgtcAAGTCATTGTTCCGTTAGCCACATAAGTAACACCGTTAATGGCAGTTAGTAAAAGGACTTATATTGCTCATTTTGAAAACCTGAGGGACCAATTGCGCACGcttcaaacttgagggaccaattgcgcATATAAggtaaacttgagggactaataTTGTAGTTTCGCATTAActaaatttgtctttttttttttaaagagttattcttaatgagataactaaaaaaaatgccCCAATTagtagggatgacaatttttcccCGCCCTGCAAAGGtagtggggcggggatggggcaagattttagccttGCATCACGGGGTGGGGCAGGGATGGGTTTAAACTTTTTAGACCTACCTTGCCTCGCCCCACCCTGCCCTGCGTTGCTAAgagttataattgtaaatttttcataccctaaaaccctactgtttaaacaaatatatcaaaattggcttattttattctacccaatgtggttctctgcctttattttgtcatgtgttatactatgagatttttttttttttttaaattttttttaatgattgtcttgttatacacttagatatattattcaattttttctaaaaattgatttgatttgatgggataaatttagttgtaatttcaaatatatttttattaatgaattaggtttcattaaaaaaattgtattaattgtagggcaaattaacaaaaagtagagttttacgagATGAGGCGGGACTTCGAGGGGCTCCaaggggtggggatggggtgagaaagttttTCCCGTCATGTGGGGCGGGGACGAAAACCCCATCCTTCGACCCCCTTCGACCCCGCCGCACCCCATTGCTATCCCTaccaattagattgatttttttttaaatatttgttagttttcttttcaaatagttttgaaaataaagtaggggtataataggaacattagtaaattaatgacttatttttagaaacatgacaatattttggaacatctcaaaatagaataaagGAGAAACAAACTGGGACGGAGTGAGTATTTTTTAGAACAATATAAAATGTTGGTTCTTAAAATTTATGGCCATAAACAAGCCAAGTTAGGCCAAGTATTATGATTTCAGGCTTATTCATTAATTCCTTTGATTTGTGTTcgagcttattatcaaacaaaattatatattcaagtttggtttattttcttgttgaatAAATTTGAGCTTATTTATGAACTACTTGATTaacttaatcttttccattacGTAGTAAAAGCacgataaaaaattttaactcttcttctttttcttcttttttgagagaaatACCCCTTCTTAAATCTATGAATTTTTCAAGATTGCTATTGGTAGAATCCAAGTTTAGTTGTATCTTGGAAATGATTTGCCTACAATCCAATTTATTTAAGTGTGGGTAAATATCGTCTTAAAGATAGCAATTCATTATTGTCTGTAAACCTAGTacaatttcatttctttttaaattttttttttaaaaaattcccAACACTCTGCATAGATGGGGGGCTGGTTTTGTGTGTACAAAGTCCTTCAAAAGATTAAGTACAAACCCATTGTCCTAAAAATTGAGCAGAGCAATTTGCACTATAATTAATGAACCCAACTAAAGTTGCGTTTAGAGAAGGATCTAATCTAATCATAGAGCGTGTGGAGTAAATTACTAAATTTGCCAACTTGgccttatattttatatatatatatatatatatatatttttttttttttttgagaagaacttGGCCTTAAATAAAGAATGGTAGAGCCAAGTGGCAAGAGCAATTCCCACCCCCTCCTTTATCACCTCCAAAAATACATGAATAATAGTAGTGTATTATATTAAAAAGTCTCTTTTACTCACAAATACAAATGAAAACCTATCCTAGAGCAAACCATActttttattcttcaatttgaacacaatgTGGTTATATCAaacttttatttagttatttatttttaactgaaatatttattaaaaacatttgGGACAAGAATAACATGCCATTACATATAGGTTGGGACATGAGAATAATCCGCGACAAATCATAGTCACTAGCAAGGGTAGCGACACACACAAGTGTCATTTGGATTTCTGTCGGTGTAGCAAAATCCAGTAGTATTAACTCCATATTCCGATTTACAGTTTGTATCACAAATTTTAGTATTACAACTTTTGATCAATATCCTGTCGCATTCCCCTTTTGCTTGTGCTGTCATAATCAAGTCACTGCCTgcattcaaagaaaaaattacatgtACGActaaaaatttgtataaatcGATCTCAAAGGatgagattttttgtttaacattttaaaatcaaaccaaaacttCTAATTTTACTTTACATAAAATTAACTTCATAGTTCATACTAACTAATAAGACTAAAATGGTTTAGATTTTTGCTTTTCTTAGCTTgactttatttgttttgtagGGAAAGTTAGATACTTTGGGAGCACGGTGACATGGTATTCTTGTACATGGTAGACTttataataaattgaatttgtaGGACCTACTATGAATGTAAGGAGCACCACATCACTGTACTATGAAAgtactttatttatatatatatatatatatatatatatatataagatagaaattctattttagtctaatctaagtgtatatgtgtgtaaagctccctcttagagacttgaattTCAGTCCTTGCCCTCCACatctcacaagcacttatatttgtgcATTGACTATTACATCAAGGGTGGAGGTGGTATAAAAATACTTAAGAATTACTCGTTTTGTATATCTCAATACAAAATGTAATGTTAAAAGTTAAGACAATTGAGTACTCACCTAAACAACTTATTCGAtttgaaaattaacaaatgatGAAGTTTTGAAATATTCACCTGCATTGATCAAGAGCACAACTAAAAATATAGCAGAAATTGAGAAGTTCCTCATGATTTAATTCTTTTGATCctagagaagagagaaaaaatatatgtatatatttatatatattttttgagaagcgTTAGAGAAGCAAATAAGGTGGCGGGAGATTATGCcttgataatttttaattatttataagtgTTAGggtatattaatttattttatttcttcaaCTAAATATCATATTAGATACAGTTTTCATTGCTTTACACGCTAcaaaattaatatcaaattattgttCTTAATGTCGTGATACTTAATTGTTGGttatacaaatttatttattgtcatGCTAGATACATACATTTATTTCAGTACACATTATAACTCctaagtgcttttttttttttttttttttaataatttattagtaaatattttcaataataaatatgtaaaaCACTACAAATTTAATATCAGATTAATCAGTAGCCCGTGCAATATACTGGCAAGTTtaacattttataattttctcttgcttatatttttttgtttaaatatgaaatttaataattatgagaattattaatatatatttattataattattattgtaTAACGAATTATATTATAGCATTATAcatttattatgaatttcattgtatataaaatcatatattttactattaaatacaatataattattagtaaatatttttgcCAATAAATATGTAAAGGCACATTTATCAATTGCACGGGTATATGGTGCAtggtaatttgtaaaattttaaactcaATTTAATTAATTGTGGTATATCTTTGTATTAGAACTTCTTTACATTTCCCTTGTGCATGTAtactatatatgtgtgtttgtttctcaaaaaaataaaaataaaaaaaatgaatgagagTATATTCTTGGCtgaatatttgttaattttgcttAAAAGTATGAACGGTGGAAGTTCCACATCGTTATATTCTAGGAGTAGTTAATAATTTCCATCTtagaataattattttgtacTCGCAAATTATAGAGACGTAATTTTTCCTCATCTTATATGAATGATGGgtcttattaatttaatttgtgtCAAAACCTACCATTCATATGAGATTATGAGAGGAGGGAATGCCATGTCACTATATGTTAAGAATATTAAATTATTACTAAAATGTGATTATGTTTTAGTAATTAATTCTCCCATCATTCCTTTTACAGGaattgtttaaaactttaatttgaGAACGATGTTGTTTTGTGCTTCTTTGTAGTGTCTAAAATGGTGTCGTTTTGATTACTacatttgtgggttttttttttacacaatcaTAACCAAAATGATGTCATTTTGTACTTCTTTATGAGTAGCAAGAAACAAGTATTTTCAACTCATCATTTcttcaatttaatatttttgggttcaaatctTCTAACCAACATTTTGGAACTACCTTCAATGGATTCTTCTATGTGATTAAAGAGAGTACACATATCCAAGAGACTCACGGGCCCAAAGAACCAAAGACatttatttcatatatatatatatatatatatatataaagagagagagagaatttcatCAAACTtgtttattgtaaaataaaatattgtcaaTTTGTCATTTACTAtcaattttcttctaaaatGTATACGGACATAAGAATATTAGTCATGGTCTTtaatttgttctcttttttttctttttttctttttcaataaaaaaattgtagttcTCCCCCAAAAACTTAATGACAATAAACTTATTAGGAATACATAGTGTAAAGATCCAAGTGTCCCACATCGTTTAAGTTCAAGCTTAATCATGTATATTTAATCTTTTGGGCATCCTCTCCTTACAAACCAATTTTAAAGGGTGAGTTCTACTTCTATCCATGAGTTTGTATCACAAAAGGAGATCCTCTGATCATAGAGGGTGTGTAAAACAGAAAGAAACCAATTTGAATTCGTGATTTATAGACCACCAGGGGGtatgaacttatttttttagCTACAAGTCATATTAAAACTCAGATGTTATGATTTTATGTAACAGTTATAATACGACTATCAAGatacttgtttgtttgttgcacaatttttctttaaaataagtgGTGGAATTGTTTCAAGGTTGTAAATTGTGACCAATTGCCttcaataataaatgataaCATTTTCACAGCTATTCTTCTCCAATGATAAGAATAAGATGATGCTGTCCAAAAATGTAATGCATACGGGCCAACCCTGCATTATAACTTATGCATTGCATTCTTGGACAGCATCatcttattattatcattgGAGGAGAATAGCTGTGACAATGTAATCATTTATTATTGAAGGAGAATAGCTGCTTGACTTTGTGAACGCATTGCAACAATGAAAAGTGTCGTATGACTTTGTATCTGTGACGAAAAAAAATGCTTCAAAGCGAGTGGTAGATGGGTACATCAAGTGGTatgcaaaaaacaaattacaaaaaaaaaaaaaaaaaatccctagaCTTCGTTCAACGTATATTTTATCTAAGAAACTAATGGTTAGCAAATACAAGAGTCAAAATTTCCTTATTATTTGCTCGTTTACAAATGACTACAACAGATGATAGCTGCTTATATAAACAGAATGTTACAGATGGCTTAGACACAAATTGTCAGCTTTAAGTTAAGATTCATTCATCCCCAAAACTCTCCAATGGTATAAAGGAGTAGCCACTAATCttgaagaaagaaatataaaaccttTAATCATCTACAAAACTGTATCGAGCCTGCTCCTCTGTGCTTAACAAAATGTTCTTAGCAGCCCAACCGAGTCCCAACATTTGTTCACACAACAGAGACAAATCCCTTTGGGCACATCTCTTGCTATCCTCAATCACCTTATACCATTCATTGAGAACAGAATCCAATGCATCACCAACTCTGAGAATGCTCTCCCACCAACTCCTCCTCACAAGGAGGGCCTTACGGATATAGCATGCCTAAGCAAGTACATGATAGGGAAATTAGCCACAGACAAGGTTTCCATTTATCTACCAATAGCAAACAAATTGATGAAATGGTAATGGTGTGTGTTTTACACTATCAAATACCAAAGCCCTTAACAAGGAGAAGGTATCTCCTGCACCCATGTCACATAGGGTGCATGAGACGGGcgcatatgaaaattttatgttaacaaagggttttcaaaaaaaaaaaaaaaaaaaaacggttacCTGCAACAAACCCATGATAATATCTGCAGTACTGGCCCCTTCCCGTAGACAGAGAAGTATACCTTGCTAGAAtttcataaatgaaaaaaaaaaaaaaaaaaaaaaaaaaaaaaaaaaaaaaaaaaaaaaaaaaaaattgaaattgtgaGAAGGTCATCTCTCTAGGTAAGATTCCATGGTTAACTATGTGACAGCCCAGGTCATAAGTTCCCTAAAATATTCACCTGCTTAGTTCTTTTCACTCCTTTATGGAAGATCTCCATGCATATAAAGTAATAATCCTCACCACTAGAATATTGCATTGCCATCATTGACAACTTGGGTATCTGATCCTTCGGATTTAAGCACCCTATTCTGATAGGCCAGTTTTTTTTGCCTGATTCAAACCTCAATAATCAGGTATAAGCTTCGCTAATGAAGTGCACTAAATTATATAGCAGCATATATCAAAGTATTATACACAGCTATGTGAAACACGGTGGCGAGACCTCACCTTTACTCCACAAAAAATCAACTCCTTCCTCTTTACTCACTTCTGCAGGTGAAGGCACATATCCTGACTCGATCCAAATATTTAGTATGATCTCAAGTCTATCCTGAACATAAAAGCAAGGCAAAAGTCAGATCTTGAGCTTCATACTTCTATGAAGAAAAAAGGTATTAATGGTGCACGTGTAATTTTGTGAAAGCAAAATTGACCATGGAAGGATCATAAGCTTCTCTGTGTTCTTTTTCCTACTACTTGAGCCTATGTTTCTGAGTGCATATTATGATCTTTTAACAAGAACCAAAGCATATGGTTGCCTGGTTGGTTAAATGCTATTAATGAGAACTGCAATTCACTATTCTTAACTTTGGGGCCTGGTCCCCGGAGACTTCTAGGTTCATCATGCTATTGGCCTATTGCTCTAGGTTTTTACTGTGGGCCCTTGTAAGCAAAATCTAATTGAACCCAGGAGTAGTGACTGAAGAAACctttcaacccaaaatcaagGATGTAGCAAATGCAGTTGAACTATGCAAAAAGGAAAAGCCAATGAAAAAGCAAAGccatttgaattttaaatgtcTTTATTTAATGcagataaaatttttaaaaaatatatactaataAGATTCTAGTTGTCTAAGACTGGCCCACTGAGCAAAAATTGGGATAaataatgggtttgggtcatgcATATAGCACAAATGAAGGATAGAGTCCTGTGTTCCTCCAAAGTtacaaaaaagcccaaaaccatTAATGTAAGCAACCAGTCAGTTCAAGCCCTAAACAGACCCTAAACTTATAAAACTCAGTTACACTAACCCACCTTTGTTAGTGTCTGCAAATGGACGTGCTTAAGCCCCTGATGTATTCCGAAAAGGTCAACCGCTGAGAAAATGGGGTATATGACGAAAGGTAAACTTGCTTGCAAGCTTCAATGATAATGAAAAGTTAGGAAACCATGGGAGCACAACTTTTTATAATGAATACAGAATACATGTAATGCACAGGTCCAAATAACAGGTAACTTTGTTTCTCCTAAAAAGCAAAAACaggtaattttttaaattaactttACTCAAATTTAAGATAGCCATTTTTACTAATAAGATTTTATATTCAAAGTATGGGTGAGAACCTTTGGTGACAAACTAATGGAAGTAGATATAATCTTATCTGTACCTACCGATAACATACCAATGGGGCAGGAggttataatatattttagcaGAAGTAATAGCAGATAGTTAAACCTGTCTGTTGATTTcaatattatttgaatttttgggcTAGAGATTCTAATATCAGTATATTGAGaataagattttcaatttaATCAATAAAGTCAGTTCACAATAACAAACGGGAAGAAAGGTCGTGCAACTTTTATTTAGTAAACTAACCATATTAGATAATCAGAATGGGATTATGGGAGTGGAGGAAAAACCTTTGATTGTTCTTCAACAAAATATTCAGAACTGCGGCAAGCAAAAGGCCGAGGTTATCAAAGCAAACTGTTTGAATCTGAATCCCATTCCAAAAGTTATGATATAATTCCATATTATCAAAGAATGTACAGAACAACATGGTAGGAAAATTTATAATAGACCTGTGCCTTTGCAGAAACTTCACCAAGGTTATCTGCTATAGCAAAGCTTTGGCGAATAGCTGTCTGCTTAAACAGAGTCACAACATTAAAACTACACATAATATGGTGAAATATCCAGTAACAGAAAAAGTTCTTTTCAAGGCACAGTCCTATCTGAATCAGTTGTGAAGTGGGTAAATAAGGTAGGTTGAATCAAACCAACAGCtgaagaataaaattaaaaagaaataaagcatTATAGATAACTATTAGTTTTACAAAACTTATCAGAAAAGACCCATCCAAAGTTTGTCTTAAATCAAGTGGTGAATATGCCATACTGTTCAGGTTTACATGCGATTTAAGATGTGGCACAGTAAAACTTGAAAACATCTTTGACAGTGAAGATGGCAGTAATCAGTGATGATAACTTTATAGAAAATCAATATTTAGGTTCCTAAAGATTTAACCAGTATTTTTCAACTTCTACAGTTGAAAACAAATGGTCAATACTGGAATAACCTTATTAGAACAATAAAATGCTTCAgaa
It encodes the following:
- the LOC126732643 gene encoding protein root UVB sensitive 4-like isoform X1, with product MQSTFYTAPNSHHFQLPWKSPEPNFTARKSIPHKPQNRFKTLTITNSLSIPLGYESEEGIDQVLPVPGPGPGPRPRPEPASPGRLPVVIRRSDKVCRYFWDGSRLQLVCVDGGASSFSFNFDDGFRKMFRLCGSAVRDFFIPKQVSGNYMDYVKWKLLHRIFSSALQVLATQAMLRAIGIGYSRSLPSAAALNWVLKDGLGRLSRCIYTAGLASVFDTNLKRVRFSTSVMFSLSIGVELLTPVFPQYFLLLASIANIAKQISLASYLATNTAIRQSFAIADNLGEVSAKAQIQTVCFDNLGLLLAAVLNILLKNNQSLQASLPFVIYPIFSAVDLFGIHQGLKHVHLQTLTKDRLEIILNIWIESGYVPSPAEVSKEEGVDFLWSKGKKNWPIRIGCLNPKDQIPKLSMMAMQYSSGEDYYFICMEIFHKGVKRTKQQGILLCLREGASTADIIMGLLQACYIRKALLVRRSWWESILRVGDALDSVLNEWYKVIEDSKRCAQRDLSLLCEQMLGLGWAAKNILLSTEEQARYSFVDD